The segment TGTTTAATGCCATATTTTCTAAATCTATTTTTAATCCTTCATCTAAAGCCAACATTCTAATAAAAGGATTTTCCTCTTCTTTTAAACCTTTTAATAATCCTTTTAAATGTTGTATAGAGATCTTATATGTTTGTTTAAATGGGAAAAATTCTTTTGAAAAAAACATATCTGCAATAGCGCAACCATCTGTCATGGAAACTCGCAAGACTTTATCAAAATATAAATATATATATCTATGAATAGGTTCAGTTTTCCCGCAAAATTTATCTGCAAATTCTGTAATTTTTAATAACCTTCTTGTTGGAATCCATCCTTCCATTCTATTCTTCAAACTCCTCTTTAGTTATAATTTTTCCTCCTATTAATTCAAAATTTAATAATTTATATGAACCATCAAATTCAGCATTTAATTGTATTTTTTCTGAGCATTTAGAACCTATATATTCCTTATTAATAACATAAACAGCTTTTCCATCATAAGAATTTGAAAAATCATATCCCTTCCTAAGATAACTTCTAAACTTTTCACCACAATTATCACATGTAAAATAAATAACTAAAGCATTACCTTCATTATAAAATGGATTATTTTTTTTCTTTTTAAACCAAAACATATTATCCCCTTCTTTAAATATATTTCTTTACTATATCCAATAATAATTCGAATTCTTCATTTAAAGTAAGTTCCCCATTAATTATTTCTATATTCCTATTTGGAAACCATTCCTTTAATTTTAAAAAACCTTCTCTTGCTCTTTCAAAAAATTCTTTTCCTTCACTCTCTATTCTATCTCTATTTTTATTTTTCATCCTATTAAATGAAACATCAACTGAAATATCAACAACAATAGTTAAATCTGGCATTATTCCATTTAAAGCATGTTTATTTATTTCAAAGACCTTTTCCCAACCAAGTTCCCTAGCATAACCTTGATAAACTATAGATGAATCTACAAATCTATCCAAAATAATAATTTTATTTTTATTTGGTCTTATTAATTCTTCAACTAACTGAGCCCTACTTGCAGCAAATAATAAAGCTTCGCTTATGCTGCAAATATTATAATCTCCCAATAATAATTCTCTTATTCTTTCGCCCAATTCTGTTCCACCTGGTTCTCTGTTCCATATAACATCATAATTTTTCGATTTAAAATATTCAGCTAATTTTTTTGATAATGTGGATTTCCCTGAACTTTCTATACCTTCAAATGTAATTAACATATTATCCTCCTTAATTCCCACTACTTTTTAAAAACACTGGTGGATGTATTATTAAATTTTCCCCACCATTTTTTCTTAAAATACCTCCAATTAGTTGTGCATTACTATCTTTCTTTCCATATGCTATATACATTTCTTGGAGTATTAAATTATATCTTTTTGCCAATTTTAAAAAAGTCATAAAATATGTTGGATGATATACAAATATCATTCTTTTTTTATTTTTTAAAACATAGTTTGCTGCAATAAAAAATTTTTTCAGCTCATCTTCGTTGAATGTCCTAGCGGTTTTTCTTTCATCATAAGGACTAATTAGAGACTTACTAGAATAATGAGGTGGATTAGTAACAATACAATCAACAGATTCCCTTTCCAAATAATTGGATATATTTGCAATATCATCATTAATAAAAGATACATTTAATTCATTTATTTTAGCATTCTTTAATGAATATTCATAAGGCTCTTTTTGTATTTCAAAACCTATAACTTCTATATTATTATATTTTTTTGCTAAAGATAAAGATACACTACCTATTCCTGACCCTAATTCAAGTATTCTCTTTTCATTTTTCATTAATTTACATATTTCTATAAGAAATGTTGTTCCGTGAGTTGGTGAATGGAACTTATTAGGTGATTCTAATATTAATTCTTTCATTTAATCACCA is part of the Marinitoga sp. 38H-ov genome and harbors:
- the tmk gene encoding dTMP kinase → MLITFEGIESSGKSTLSKKLAEYFKSKNYDVIWNREPGGTELGERIRELLLGDYNICSISEALLFAASRAQLVEELIRPNKNKIIILDRFVDSSIVYQGYARELGWEKVFEINKHALNGIMPDLTIVVDISVDVSFNRMKNKNRDRIESEGKEFFERAREGFLKLKEWFPNRNIEIINGELTLNEEFELLLDIVKKYI
- a CDS encoding methyltransferase yields the protein MKELILESPNKFHSPTHGTTFLIEICKLMKNEKRILELGSGIGSVSLSLAKKYNNIEVIGFEIQKEPYEYSLKNAKINELNVSFINDDIANISNYLERESVDCIVTNPPHYSSKSLISPYDERKTARTFNEDELKKFFIAANYVLKNKKRMIFVYHPTYFMTFLKLAKRYNLILQEMYIAYGKKDSNAQLIGGILRKNGGENLIIHPPVFLKSSGN